The Rhinoderma darwinii isolate aRhiDar2 chromosome 11, aRhiDar2.hap1, whole genome shotgun sequence genome window below encodes:
- the LOC142663330 gene encoding histone H2A type 1-like, which translates to MSGRGKQGGKVRAKAKTRSSRAGLQFPVGRVHRLLRKGNYAQRVGAGAPVYLAAVLEYLTAEILELAGNAARDNKKTRIIPRHLQLAVRNDEELNKLLGGVTIAQGGVLPNIQAVLLPKKTESSKSAKSK; encoded by the coding sequence ATGTCTGGAAGAGGAAAGCAAGGAGGCAAAGTGCGGGCTAAAGCCAAGACCCGCTCATCCCGTGCAGGACTTCAGTTCCCTGtcggtcgtgtgcacagacttCTCCGCAAGGGCAACTACGCTCAGAGGGTGGGTGCCGGCGCTCCGGTCTACCTGGCCGCTGTGCTGGAATATCTGACCGCTGAGATCCTGGAACTGGCAGGAAATGCCGCCCGGGACAACAAGAAGACCCGAATCATCCCCCGTCACCTGCAGCTGGCCGTGCGCAATGACGAGGAGCTCAACAAGCTGCTGGGTGGTGTGACCATCGCTCAGGGAGGCGTCCTGCCCAACATCCAGGCCGTTCTGCTGCCCAAGAAGACCGAGAGCAGCAAAAGCGCCAAGAGCAAGTGA